The genomic segment GTTTTCTTCCTGGTTTAATGCACGCTTTGACCGCTTATCCGCGTTTTATGCCTCGGCACTCGGCGTTGTTCTGAAGCGTACCGGGCGCGTAATGGCGCTGTATGCCGCGTTATGTCTTGCGCTCTGTGCCGGCATGTCGTCTCTGCCTTCTTCGTTTTTACCCGATGAGGATCAGGGCTACTTCATGTCATCAATACAGCTTCCCTCCGATGCCACGATGCAGCGCACGCTGAAAGTGGTTCAACACTTTGAAGAGAGCATCGCCGCGCGGCAGGCTGTCGAGAGCAACGTGATGATCCTGGGGTTTGGGTTTTCAGGCTCCGGCCCTAACTCCGCGATGGCCTTCACAACATTGAAAGACTGGGAAAACCGCGAGGGCATAACCGCGCAGGATGAGGCTTTTCATATTCAGTCCAGCATGGAGAGCGTAACGGATGGCGCCGTGATGAGCCTGCTTCCACCGGCCATTTCTGATATGGGCACCTCTTCCGGGTTTACCTACTATCTGCAGGACAGGGGCGCTCAGGGCTATGAGGCCCTCAAAAAGGCCGCGGACAGTCTCGTCGAGCGCGCCGGCCAGCATCCCGGGTTAAAGGATGTTTATATAGATGGCTTGCCAGACGGTACTCGCCTTGTGCTGGATGTCGATCGCGAAAAGGCGGAAGCGATGGGCGTGTCGTTTGAGGAAATCAACCAAACTATCTCGGTCGCGACAGGGTCCAGTTACGTCAACGACTACACCAATCATGGTCGCGTACAGCAGGTTATTGTCCAGGCTGATGCACCCTACCGTATGCAACCGGCGCAATTACTGGCCTTACCGGTCAAAAACCGCCAGGGTGAAATGTTGCCGTTATCGGCGTTTGTGACGTTTTCCTGGAATCAGGCGCCGCAACAGCTCAACCGTTATCAGGGGTATCCTGCTATTCGTATTACCGGCAGCGCCGCCCCGGGCGAGTCCAGCGGCACAGCAATGGCGGCGATGGAACAACTGGCAACGGATTTACCGCCAGGGTTTGCAGGCGAATGGGCAGGCAGTTCGCTGCAGGAGCAGGCGTCTGCCTCACAGCTTCCGGGACTCATTATGCTCTCCATCCTGGTTGTCTTTATGGTGCTCGCCGCCCTTTATGAAAGCTGGTCGATTCCGTTTGCAGTGATGTTGGTAGTACCGCTGGGGCTTCTCGGTGCCGTGGCGGCGGAGGTCATCGCGAATATGACTAATGATGTGTTCTTTAAGGTGGGGCTGATAACGCTGATTGGTCTTTCTGCCAAAAACGCGATCCTGATTATTGAATTCGCAAGGCAGTTACGCCGCGAGGGCGCCAGCCTGAACGAGGCTATCCTGACCGCCTCGCGCCAGCGTTTACGGCCCATCCTCATGACCTCACTGGCGTTCACGCTTGGCGTGGTCCCGCTGATGCTGGCTCGTGGCGCAAGCGACAGTACACAGCATGCCATTGGTACCGGTGTGTTCGGCGGGATGATAAGCGGCACGCTGCTCGCGATTTTCTTTGTGCCCTGCTTCTATGTCGTTATCACGCGTTTTGTGGAACACCGGACAAAAAAACGGGCGGAGAAGCGCGCGATGTCCGCGCATTAAGCCTGCCTTAATGGCCTTTCTTAGAAACCGCCAGTCTAACCTGGCGCGTTTCGCATTGCCCCAGATGTAAAAAAAGCAGGTAGCCACGCACAACCGGAAAGTTTCCGGTCACGCATCGCTACCTGCTCAAAAAAACAGAAACTGATTGATTTATTCTTATCTTTCAGTCTTTTACTACACCTGCATATTCATGATGTCTTGATACGCGGCAACCAGTTTATTACGCACCTGGATGCCCATCTGCAGCGAAATCGAGGATTTCTGCAGGTCTACCATCACATCGTTCATCGCCACGCCCGGCGTACCGATTGCGAATTTTTCTGCCTGAGTGCGGGCGGCGTTCTGCGTATCGCTGATACGTCCAAGCGCGGCCTGTAACTCTCCGGCGAAACTCACGGAGGGCGGGGTCTGCACTGCCTCATTGCGTACCACCTGCATGGTGGCCTGCATCTGCTGGAGTACCCCTTCAATACCCTGAATAGCCATCTTTTACCCCTGGATGATTTTTCAACGGGGTGCAGAGTAACACTTTGTCAATGGGATAAAGCCTCTAAATAACGATAAAAAACCAACCTATTTGACCCATAGAAATTCCTACAAAAGCAAATAATGACATCGCCATCATAGTGGAACTTTAGTCGTGCTTGCCGACCCGGGAGTCCGTTTTGCTTCATAACACGCATTATTCTGTCAACGCTGAGTCAAGAGGGGCGCAATGACTGCCGCAGCTTCAACTCAAACGCCACAAAATAAAACCGTAGAGTGGCTCAACCGCTTACGCGCAAACCCGAAGATCCCCTTAATGGTGGCCGGGGCCGCCGCGGTGGCCATCATTGTGGCTCTGGTACTCTGGGCTAAACAGCCCGATTACCGCGTGCTTTACAGCAATCTGAGCGATCAGGACGGCGGCGCTATCGTCACCCAACTGACTCAGATGAATATTCCTTACAGCTTCTCCGATAACGGCGCAGCCATCATGGTGCCTGCCGAAAAGGTGCATGAGCTGCGTCTGCGTCTGGCCCAGCAGGGGCTGCCGAAAGGCGGCGCCGTGGGCTTTGAGCTGATGGATCAGGAAAAGTTCGGCATCAGCCAGTTCAGCGAGCAGGTTAACTACCAGCGCGCGCTGGAAGGCGAACTGGCGCGCACCATCGAGACCTTAGGTCCGGTGAAAAGCGCGCGTGTTCACCTGGCCATGCCGAAACCGTCTCTGTTTGTTCGCGAACAGAAATCGCCTTCCGCGTCGGTCACGCTGAACCTTGAGCCGGGCCGCGCCATGGACGAAGGTCAGATAGCTGCCGTCGTGCACATGGTGTCCAGCGCCGTTGCAGGCCTGCCGCCAGGCAACGTTACGCTCGTGGATCAGGCCGGTCACCTGCTGACCCAGTCCGGCACCGCCGGTCGCGACCTGAACGACGCGCAGCTGAAATATGCCGCCGATGTTGAAGGCCGTATCCAGCGCCGTATCGAATCTATCCTTGCGCCTATCGTTGGCTCCGGCAACGTGCATGCTCAGGTCACCGCCCAGATCGACTTCTCTAATAAAGAGCAGACCGAAGAGCAGTATCGCCCGAACAGCGACCCGGCGCAGATGGCCGTACGTTCTCGTCAGTTGAACACTAACGACCAGGTGGGCGGCGCTAATCCGGGCGGCGTACCGGGTGCACTGTCTAACCAGCCGGCACCGGCAAACAGCGCGCCTATCGATGCGCCTG from the Cronobacter condimenti 1330 genome contains:
- a CDS encoding multidrug efflux RND transporter permease subunit, producing the protein MPHFFIERPVFAWVVALFIALTGLLCIPQLPVAQYPAVAPPGIIISVSYPGASPEVMNSSVVSLLEREISGVDNLLYFESSSDTTGMASITVTFKPGTDIKLAQMDLQNQIKIVESRLPQSVRQNGITVEAANAGFLMMVGLKSPNGQYEEADLSDYFARNVTDELRRVPGVGKVQLFGGEKALRIWLDPMKLHSYGLSVTEVLTAVSQQNVIVSPGRTGDEPAVPGQGVTYPITLKGQLSSVEAFQNITLKSATTGARLTLSDVARVESGLQSYAFGIRENGVPATAAAIQLSPGANAISTASGIRSRLAELSGVLPDGMAFTVPFDTAPFVKLSVIKVVKTFAEAMVLVFLVMLLFLHKIRCTLIPAIVAPVALLGTFTVMYLMGYSINILTMFGMVLAIGIIVDDAIVVVENVERLMEEKGMSARDATHEAMREITPAIIGITLVLTAVFIPMGFTGGSVGVIYRQFGVSMAVSILLSAFLALTLTPALCATVLKPHSAQHVSAFSSWFNARFDRLSAFYASALGVVLKRTGRVMALYAALCLALCAGMSSLPSSFLPDEDQGYFMSSIQLPSDATMQRTLKVVQHFEESIAARQAVESNVMILGFGFSGSGPNSAMAFTTLKDWENREGITAQDEAFHIQSSMESVTDGAVMSLLPPAISDMGTSSGFTYYLQDRGAQGYEALKKAADSLVERAGQHPGLKDVYIDGLPDGTRLVLDVDREKAEAMGVSFEEINQTISVATGSSYVNDYTNHGRVQQVIVQADAPYRMQPAQLLALPVKNRQGEMLPLSAFVTFSWNQAPQQLNRYQGYPAIRITGSAAPGESSGTAMAAMEQLATDLPPGFAGEWAGSSLQEQASASQLPGLIMLSILVVFMVLAALYESWSIPFAVMLVVPLGLLGAVAAEVIANMTNDVFFKVGLITLIGLSAKNAILIIEFARQLRREGASLNEAILTASRQRLRPILMTSLAFTLGVVPLMLARGASDSTQHAIGTGVFGGMISGTLLAIFFVPCFYVVITRFVEHRTKKRAEKRAMSAH
- the fliE gene encoding flagellar hook-basal body complex protein FliE, which encodes MAIQGIEGVLQQMQATMQVVRNEAVQTPPSVSFAGELQAALGRISDTQNAARTQAEKFAIGTPGVAMNDVMVDLQKSSISLQMGIQVRNKLVAAYQDIMNMQV
- the fliF gene encoding flagellar basal-body MS-ring/collar protein FliF, with the protein product MTAAASTQTPQNKTVEWLNRLRANPKIPLMVAGAAAVAIIVALVLWAKQPDYRVLYSNLSDQDGGAIVTQLTQMNIPYSFSDNGAAIMVPAEKVHELRLRLAQQGLPKGGAVGFELMDQEKFGISQFSEQVNYQRALEGELARTIETLGPVKSARVHLAMPKPSLFVREQKSPSASVTLNLEPGRAMDEGQIAAVVHMVSSAVAGLPPGNVTLVDQAGHLLTQSGTAGRDLNDAQLKYAADVEGRIQRRIESILAPIVGSGNVHAQVTAQIDFSNKEQTEEQYRPNSDPAQMAVRSRQLNTNDQVGGANPGGVPGALSNQPAPANSAPIDAPAGQNNAQNANGQNANGQRTQSTSTAGASSGPHSSQRDETTNYEVDRTIRHTKMNVGDVQRLSVAVVVNYRQLGNGKPLALTADQLKQIENLTREAMGYSDKRGDTLNVVNSQFTASDEAGGELPFWQQQAFIDQLLAAGRWLVVLIVAWLLWRKAVRPQLRRRAEEVKRVQEIQQQNKEVEESVEVRLSKDEQTQQRRANQRLSAEVMSQRIREMSDNDPRVVALVIRQWMSNEL